In Lusitaniella coriacea LEGE 07157, the genomic stretch TAGCGACGAGCAAAAGCGATAATCCAAGCCAAAAGAGGGGGTCGATCACAGTTGAGTGCGCCTATAAACGGTTGTTTGCGGAGGAGGAAATATCGCGAGACTCCTGCAATTCTTTGGTTTTCAGTTGACTGGCTTCAATGCCTGCCGCGATCGCGTCCTTGAGTTGTGCGAGGGTTCCTTCCCAATTTTGCATTGCTGACTCTGAGAGGCGATCCGCTTGGAGTTGTACCGTTGTGGATAAATCTTCTGCTAACTCTGGGAGTGCCTCAGCAGATTTTTTGAGGATCTGTCGCGTTTCTCGACCGGGACGAGGGGCAATAAGTACGCCAATGACCGTTCCAATTGCCGTGCCGACAAGCATTCCTCCAATAAACGATCCTTTACTTTTATTTGACATCTTCCAGTCTGTTAGTCCTTCAAAATACGCCAGATCATACAGTAGGTTACCGGAAATTCGGCATTCCTGATGGAAAAACCTATCCCGATTTGCGTTGGCGCTGTTGCCAAATCCAACGCTGACCGATGGGAAGAAATTGCAATATCGTTAAAATTTGCTGGACTTGTTGCAGGTAAATCTGGAGGCTGCGATAGCGTTCTCTAAGAGCGTGGGTTCCTCTTTTTCCTGTGAGAATGACTCTGGGTGCGGGATAAAGAACAGTGCGAGTCTGACGCTCGATACAGGCTAAGGTGAGGGCGGTTTTGGCGAGTACCCGTCGGAATTTCCAGATTTTCCACGCCAGATAAAAGTTTACCAGGGCAAATATTAAATCGATCGCGATAACCCATTTGAACATTGTACTGTCCTTATCCCAGTCTGCTGTTAACCCCATCATAGGTGAATGGCGCTGAAATAAGCTTTAACAAACCCTTGAAAGCCTTATTATTTCGAGGGTAGGCATTGAGAGCTTTGTATAAAAAAAAGGGAGCCTGAAATAGCCACAGACTCCCAACAAAGCCAAAAAAGAGAAACCTCTACAAAACGCTGAATTACAGTCGTTCGGTCATGCGAGTCAACAACTGATTAGAACGCTGCACAAACATTTTCATATTCTCGGCGGTGAAACCTTTCTGCGAGAACAAAGCCAGATCGTAAACGTGCTGGCACATAGAGTTTGCCAGTTCCCCAGAACTAGATTGTCCCTCTCCTTGAATAATACTGCCTTGATTAATATCCACCAGCTTTTGAATCATCGGATGTGCGGTATTGACCACCAAAGTATGTTCTTCGGGAAACTCCATCGCTTGCTGCTGCAACAACGCCGTCATTTCCTGAATCCGTCGAATTTGTTCGGGTAAAATCACCATTGCTGGCGGCGAATTTTCGGGGTCATTGGACTTTAATGATTCTGTCCGAACGGTTATTTTAGGATTGTTGAGTGCTGCCTCAAACAACTCTTTAACCAGTTCGCTGCGAGTTTTGTTGGTTTTGGGATCGACAATTTCACTCGCCTTATCCTCCTCTACCAAAGTATTTTCCAATTCCGCATCCACGCGAGAGAATTTAACTTCCGTGTACTCCCTCTCCAGGAAAGGAATGAAATAATTTGTATCGATGAAAGAGTCCATATACAGAACTTCTAGACCCTGGTTTTTGTAGAGTTCTACGTAGGTGGATTGGCTTGCAGGATCGGTGCAGTAGTAAACTCGATTTTCGTGACGCTCTTTGTTCCGTTCCAAATAGTCCTTCAGAGTCGTGTAACTGTCTGTTACTTCTGCTGTTTCGTTCGGCGTAGCATCCTGCCAAGCATCCCCCTCAGCCGTTTGAACCTCAACTTTTGGCTGTTCTTCTTCGGTTTTAGCGGTTTCTTGGGTCGTGCGGAAAATGAGAATATCCTCGACCTGTTTTTTGAATTTATCGTCTTTGAGCGCCCCAAACTTCACAAACGTGCCAACATCCTGCCAACAGCGAACGTATTCAGCCCGATCTTCGTTGTATAAAGACTTGAGACGATCGCCAATTTTTTTGGCAATATAATCCGTAATGCGGCGCACTGTGCGATCGTTGGTTAGGGCGCTACGAGAGACATTAAGGGGAATATCGGGACTATCGATTACTCCGCGCAACGGCATAAGAAATTCCGGGATGATTTCTTCGCAATGGTCGCTGACAAAAACTTGATTGCAGAAGAGTTTAATTTGTCCCCGATTCACATCTACATCCGGTTTAATTTTCGGGAAGTAAACAATGCCATTGAGCAAGAAAGGATAGTCTGTATTGAGATGTACCCAGAGAAGGGGTTCGTCTTGGAAAGGATAGAGATAGCGATAGAACTCTAAATAGTCCTCGTCGGTCAAATTTTGCGGCGATTCTTTCCACAATGCTCTTTGCTTATTAATCGCTTCGCCGTCCAACTTAATTGGCACGGGCATAAAATCACAGTAGTTTTTAACTAGCTGTTTAATCCGTTCCGGTTCGACGTATTCGGCTTCTTCATCAAAGAGGGTTAGGGTAATTGTCGTTCCCGGTTGCGTGCGTTCTGACTCCGTTAACTCGAAGGCAGGAGAACCGTCGCAAGACCAGTGAATGGCTTGGGAACCGGAACGATGGGAAAGGGTATTGATTTCGACCTTTTTCGCCACCATAAAAGAGGAGTAAAATCCTAAGCCAAAGTGACCGATAATCTGTTGGTCGGCATCTTTTTGATATTTCTGGATAAATTCTTCCGCGCTGGAGAACGCGACTTGGTTAATATATTTTTTTATTTCCTCTGCGGTCATGCCAATGCCGTTATCGGAGACGGAGAGGGTTTTTGCTTCTTTATCGAGTTTGATTTCAATTTCGGGTTCGGGAACTTCGCCATCGATTTCCCCAGCATAGGCAACCATTTTTAGTTTGTTAATGGCATCAACGCTGTTGGAAATCAATTCCCGCAAGAATATCTCGTGGTCGGTGTAGAGCGACTTTTTGATAATCGGGAAAATATTCTCGGTATGGATGGTAATGTTACCTTGTTCGAGTACAGTTGCCATAGGTTGAGTCCAATTTGCCTAGGTTTGCAGATTTCCAGTATAGATAGTAAACGATGGGGCGCTTGTCTCGATTCAGGTTTGCCTCCCTGGAGAGATTCGGATTTCCTCACCGAAATGATTGGGTCTGAAGCCCCGTCCTTTTTGCTCCGATAGCAAGCCGAGGAGACCTCGGCGCTTACGGTGCGCTTCTAGGACGGCTTTTCTTGTATCAGCCTATCAACATACTCTCTAAGCAGATTTTGCCAGTTATCAATCTCCATCAGTTTCTCTCGCTGCCCCTTTTTGCCTTTAAAGCAAATAGGGGTTTTTTCTAGTGGGTTAACACTAGTAAAGCCTAGCTCGTTATTTTTCTTGAATGGCATTTTTATCATTGTATGTGTTAGTATACTAACATAACATTGAATTGCTTGGTAATGAAAGCACGATACAGATACAGATTTTATCCCACAGTTGGGCAACAACAAAAACTTGCTCAACTGTTTGGGTGTGTCCGTGTTGTGTGGAATGATGCCCTGGCATTGTGCAAGCAATCTCAAAAGCTTCCCAGCAACGGAGAGCTTCAAAAACGCTGCATTACCCAAGCCAAGAAACTTGAAGGGCGTTCTTGGTTGAAAGATGTATCAGTTGTACCATTACAACAATCCGTTGCCGATTTAGGAGTTGCCTATAAAAACTTTTTTGATTCTCTTAAAGGTAAGCGTAAAGGACGTAAAGTCAACCTTCCTAAATTCAAAAAGCGAACTTCAAGACAGTCCGCTAGGCTAACACAAAGAGGATTTAGGGTAAAAAATAACGGTAAAGTTTATCTAGCTAAGATTGGTGATGTTAAACCGATTTGGTCAAGAGAATTGCCAGCTATTCCTAGTTCAGTCACGATAATCAAAGATTGCGAGGGTCGATATTTTTTGAGTTTTGTAGTGGAGATAAACCCTCAACAACGACCCAATAATAACAAAAGTATTGGCGTTGATTTAGGTATAACTGACTTTGCTACCACAAGCAATGGTGAAAAGTACAAAGCCCCTAAACCCTTAAAGCGTAGGTTAAAAAGGCTTAGAAAGCTGCAACGCAACCTAGCCAGGAAAACCAAGGGTAGTAGAAGGAGAGAAAAAGCCAAAAAGCGGGTAGCCAAACTTCACGCCAAAGTAAAAGATACTCGTGCAGACTTCCTGCATAAACTGTCTACTAAAATAATCCGTGAGAACCAAACAATTGTTTTAGAAGACTTAAATGTATCTGGTATGGTCAAGAACCGTAAACTGTCCCGTGCAATTAGTGATTTAGGGTGGCGTGATTTTAGAACCATGCTAGAAACCAAATCCGTTATGTATGGTAGAGAGTTCAAGGTAATTAGTCGTTGGGAGCCTACCAGTCAGACTTGCTCTTGTTGCGGTTTCAGAGGTGGCAAAAAAGAACTCGGAATTAGGGAATGGACTTGTTTGAATTGCGGCGCTGTACACGATAGAGACATCAACGCCGCCATAAACATCTTGGTCGCGGGTGGACAATCCGAGACTCAGAGCGCATTCCCAATCGGAGGAAACCTCCGAGGGGTCGCTCCTCTAAACGGACGTGGAGGTAGGCATAAGACTACAACTGTAGCAGCAACCTGTGAAACGTCAACCCAACTAGAACCCGTGCAACTGTCGTTGTTTGGGTAGATAGGGAATCCCCGCACCTTTTAGGTGCGGGGAGGATGTCAATATTCGCTCCAACTCATTACGCAACTTGCTCGAAAATTTGATTTCGCGAGCAACCGATCGCGCGGCACAATAGTTTTGGGGCTAAACATCAAATCCTTGTTGTTGAGCTGAATATCAATTAAGGAGCTAAAAACTTGAGAAACCAACCAGCACAGAGCTTACAACCGCTAATCGGCGGCATCCTGACTGCTCTCATCCTTCTCATCGCATTTAATGCGTTTGTGATTATTAACCCCGGTCAGGCGGGCGTATTGAGCATTTTAGGGAAAGCGAGGGATGGGGCATTATTGGAAGGAATTCACTTCAAACCCCCTCTTATCTCGGCGGTTGATGTTTATGACGTAACGGTGCAAAAGTTTGAGGTTCCGGCACAAAGTTCGACCAAAGACCTCCAGGATTTATCGGCGAGTTTTGCCATCAACTTCCGCCTTGACCCCATACAGGTTGTGGATATTCGTCGGGAACAGGGAACATTACAAAACGTGGTGTCGAAGGTGATTGCGCCTCAAACCCAGGAATCCTTTAAGATTGCAGCCGCACGACGCACGGTAGAAGAAGCCATTACCAAACGGTCTGAATTGAAAGAAGATTTTGATAATGCCCTTAACGATCGCTTGGAAAAGTACGGAATTATCGTGTTAGATACAAGCGTTGTAGACTTAGCGTTCTCTCCAGAGTTTGCCAAGGCAGTTGAGGATAAGCAAATTGCCGAACAACGAGCGCAACGGGCGGTTTATGTGGCGCAGGAGGCATCGCAACAAGCCCAAGCAGAAATTAATCGGGCGAAGGGAAAAGCAGAGGCACAGCGACTGTTAGCGGAAACTCTGAAGGCGCAAGGGGGCGAGTTGGTGCTGCAAAAAGAAGCCATTGAAGCTTGGCGAGAAGGCGGCGCGCGGATGCCCAATGTCTTGGTGATGGGAGGCGAGTCTCCGGGCGTTCCTTTCCTGTTCAATCTTAAGGATGTTCAGGGTTCGGTTATGCAGTAGGTTAGGCTGTTCAACTTTCTAGGGACTATTTTATCGATCGCGCGATTAACCAACAATTCTGTAATGTTTCCCAGTTTTATTCCCCCTGAAGTCCGGGGATTGAGCGAAGCGACTTCCATCGCCCTTGCCCAAAAAATCGAATCTCAGCCAATTGTCACGCCGATGGGTTCTGTGGCAAGCACCTACGTTTGTCAGGGCAATGGTAACCCTCCGATTGTGCTTTTACATGGGTTTGATAGTTCCGTATTGGAATTTCGCCGCTTGTTGCCTTTGCTGGCAGTTGAGAGGGAAACTTGGGCGGTGGACTTGTTGGGGTTTGGGTTCACCGAACGCTTACCACAACTGGCAATTACGCCGGAGGCGATTAAAACCCATCTTTATTGTTTTTGGAAAAGCGCGATCGCGCAACCGATGATTTTAGTTGGCGCGTCAATGGGAGGCGCGGCTGCCCTAGATTTCACCCTCACCTATCCTGATGCAGTCGCCCAACTCGTTCTACTCGATAGTGCGGGGTTAGCCAATCCTCCTGTCGGCGGTCGCTTTTTAGTTCCTCCTTTTGATTACTGGGCAACGGAATTTCTGCGCAATGGGCGAGTGCGCCAGCAAATTAGCCGCGCTGCTTACTACGATAAAAGTCTAGCCAGTCCGGACGCTCATTTATGCGCTGCTTTACATTTAAAATTACCCGGTTGGAATCGCGCTTTAGCTGCATTTACCAAAAGCGGCGGATATGGCGGATATAAAAATAAATTGCCACAAATTCAACAGCCTACCCTAATTGTGTGGGGGGAGAACGATCGAATTTTGGGAACGAAAGATGCACGGCGATTCGAGCAAGGTATTCCCAACAGTCAGTTAGTTTGGATTCCCAATTGCGGTCACGTTCCCCACTTAGAACAGCCAGAACAAGTAGCAGAAAAAATATTGAGTTTTATCTGAAATTACGCCTGATGTGAACACCCTGAAACCCTTGCTAGGAATAGGGGAGAGTAAGAAGAAATTACCGCAGAGTAAGGGTTTT encodes the following:
- a CDS encoding YtxH domain-containing protein, giving the protein MSNKSKGSFIGGMLVGTAIGTVIGVLIAPRPGRETRQILKKSAEALPELAEDLSTTVQLQADRLSESAMQNWEGTLAQLKDAIAAGIEASQLKTKELQESRDISSSANNRL
- the htpG gene encoding molecular chaperone HtpG; this translates as MATVLEQGNITIHTENIFPIIKKSLYTDHEIFLRELISNSVDAINKLKMVAYAGEIDGEVPEPEIEIKLDKEAKTLSVSDNGIGMTAEEIKKYINQVAFSSAEEFIQKYQKDADQQIIGHFGLGFYSSFMVAKKVEINTLSHRSGSQAIHWSCDGSPAFELTESERTQPGTTITLTLFDEEAEYVEPERIKQLVKNYCDFMPVPIKLDGEAINKQRALWKESPQNLTDEDYLEFYRYLYPFQDEPLLWVHLNTDYPFLLNGIVYFPKIKPDVDVNRGQIKLFCNQVFVSDHCEEIIPEFLMPLRGVIDSPDIPLNVSRSALTNDRTVRRITDYIAKKIGDRLKSLYNEDRAEYVRCWQDVGTFVKFGALKDDKFKKQVEDILIFRTTQETAKTEEEQPKVEVQTAEGDAWQDATPNETAEVTDSYTTLKDYLERNKERHENRVYYCTDPASQSTYVELYKNQGLEVLYMDSFIDTNYFIPFLEREYTEVKFSRVDAELENTLVEEDKASEIVDPKTNKTRSELVKELFEAALNNPKITVRTESLKSNDPENSPPAMVILPEQIRRIQEMTALLQQQAMEFPEEHTLVVNTAHPMIQKLVDINQGSIIQGEGQSSSGELANSMCQHVYDLALFSQKGFTAENMKMFVQRSNQLLTRMTERL
- a CDS encoding RNA-guided endonuclease InsQ/TnpB family protein; translated protein: MKARYRYRFYPTVGQQQKLAQLFGCVRVVWNDALALCKQSQKLPSNGELQKRCITQAKKLEGRSWLKDVSVVPLQQSVADLGVAYKNFFDSLKGKRKGRKVNLPKFKKRTSRQSARLTQRGFRVKNNGKVYLAKIGDVKPIWSRELPAIPSSVTIIKDCEGRYFLSFVVEINPQQRPNNNKSIGVDLGITDFATTSNGEKYKAPKPLKRRLKRLRKLQRNLARKTKGSRRREKAKKRVAKLHAKVKDTRADFLHKLSTKIIRENQTIVLEDLNVSGMVKNRKLSRAISDLGWRDFRTMLETKSVMYGREFKVISRWEPTSQTCSCCGFRGGKKELGIREWTCLNCGAVHDRDINAAINILVAGGQSETQSAFPIGGNLRGVAPLNGRGGRHKTTTVAATCETSTQLEPVQLSLFG
- a CDS encoding prohibitin family protein, whose protein sequence is MRNQPAQSLQPLIGGILTALILLIAFNAFVIINPGQAGVLSILGKARDGALLEGIHFKPPLISAVDVYDVTVQKFEVPAQSSTKDLQDLSASFAINFRLDPIQVVDIRREQGTLQNVVSKVIAPQTQESFKIAAARRTVEEAITKRSELKEDFDNALNDRLEKYGIIVLDTSVVDLAFSPEFAKAVEDKQIAEQRAQRAVYVAQEASQQAQAEINRAKGKAEAQRLLAETLKAQGGELVLQKEAIEAWREGGARMPNVLVMGGESPGVPFLFNLKDVQGSVMQ
- a CDS encoding alpha/beta fold hydrolase: MFPSFIPPEVRGLSEATSIALAQKIESQPIVTPMGSVASTYVCQGNGNPPIVLLHGFDSSVLEFRRLLPLLAVERETWAVDLLGFGFTERLPQLAITPEAIKTHLYCFWKSAIAQPMILVGASMGGAAALDFTLTYPDAVAQLVLLDSAGLANPPVGGRFLVPPFDYWATEFLRNGRVRQQISRAAYYDKSLASPDAHLCAALHLKLPGWNRALAAFTKSGGYGGYKNKLPQIQQPTLIVWGENDRILGTKDARRFEQGIPNSQLVWIPNCGHVPHLEQPEQVAEKILSFI